A stretch of the Halomonas sp. CH40 genome encodes the following:
- the mrdA gene encoding penicillin-binding protein 2, giving the protein MPQRPETLKNSETELQIFRVRAFLAILVVIVLTGLLMGRLGYLQVVQHDLYSTRSENNRVRVEPLPPTRGLIFDRNGEMLAENRPTYNLTLVRERVDDLDETLGFLIELLALPDEEVEAFKQRSRQRQRPYQPALLMSDLTETQIARLSVNRHRLPGVEVEAQLLRYYPDAEIMAHALGYVGRINADELKSLDLGSYAGTHFIGKTGVERFYETELHGEAGLRKVETNARGRVLRELGKNDPVPGKNLTLTIDKELQMLAYELLDGRRGSIVAIEPASGDILAMVSVPGFDSNQFVTGISVENYRGLQQDLDLPLFNRAIRGHYPPGSTIKPFLALAGLREGVRTPSTTINDPGYYQLPNDSRRYRNWLRWGHGRVDLERSIAVSNNTYYYSLAHDLGIDRLHEQMSAFGFGQRVAHDVQGESDALMPSREWKQARYNQPWYPGETLSVGIGQGYWQITPLQLATATATLANRGKWVKPHLARMIGDTPLPEVLPETPADIELSSDSWWDDVFQGMEKVLTGREGTARRTGVGLDYRMGGKSGTAQVFSLGQDQRYDAEELEERLRDHALFMAFAPLENPQIAVSVIVENAGGGSTHAAHLARAMTDAWLLEDETPDVEEVREILEQDDANLDG; this is encoded by the coding sequence ATGCCGCAGCGCCCCGAGACATTGAAAAACAGTGAGACTGAGCTACAGATTTTCCGGGTACGCGCCTTCCTCGCTATCTTGGTTGTCATTGTGCTGACGGGTCTCTTGATGGGGCGTCTGGGCTATCTTCAGGTTGTTCAGCATGACCTTTACAGCACCCGTTCGGAAAATAACCGGGTGCGCGTTGAGCCACTGCCACCCACCCGAGGGCTGATATTTGACCGCAATGGTGAAATGCTGGCTGAAAACCGCCCTACCTATAACCTCACCCTTGTGCGTGAACGCGTCGATGACCTTGATGAAACCCTGGGCTTTCTGATCGAGTTGTTGGCCTTGCCGGATGAGGAGGTTGAGGCGTTCAAGCAACGCTCGCGCCAGCGTCAGCGGCCTTATCAGCCAGCGCTATTGATGAGTGATCTGACCGAGACCCAAATTGCCAGACTTTCAGTCAATCGCCACCGTTTGCCGGGGGTCGAAGTTGAAGCTCAGCTGTTGCGCTACTATCCCGACGCCGAAATCATGGCTCATGCGCTGGGTTACGTTGGGCGCATCAATGCTGACGAACTTAAATCCCTTGACCTTGGTAGCTATGCAGGCACGCACTTTATCGGCAAGACCGGGGTGGAGCGCTTTTACGAAACTGAACTGCATGGTGAAGCAGGCTTACGCAAAGTGGAAACCAATGCCCGTGGGCGTGTGTTGCGTGAGCTGGGTAAGAACGACCCTGTTCCTGGAAAAAACCTGACTCTGACGATTGATAAAGAGCTACAGATGTTGGCTTATGAACTGCTGGACGGCCGGCGAGGTTCCATCGTCGCCATTGAGCCGGCTAGCGGCGATATTCTGGCGATGGTGTCTGTGCCGGGGTTTGACAGCAATCAGTTTGTCACCGGCATCAGCGTCGAGAACTACCGTGGTCTTCAGCAGGATCTGGATTTGCCGCTATTTAACCGCGCCATTCGCGGACATTATCCGCCCGGTTCGACGATCAAGCCTTTTCTGGCTCTGGCCGGGCTGCGCGAAGGTGTTCGCACACCCAGTACCACCATTAACGACCCGGGCTACTACCAGCTGCCCAACGACTCACGGCGCTACCGTAACTGGCTGCGCTGGGGGCATGGGCGGGTTGATCTTGAGCGTTCGATTGCGGTCTCGAATAACACCTATTATTACTCGCTTGCTCATGACCTAGGCATTGACCGCCTACATGAACAGATGAGTGCCTTTGGGTTTGGTCAGCGCGTTGCCCATGATGTACAAGGTGAAAGTGATGCTTTGATGCCTTCCCGTGAGTGGAAGCAGGCACGCTACAACCAGCCCTGGTACCCAGGAGAAACCCTCTCGGTCGGCATAGGGCAAGGCTATTGGCAGATTACGCCGCTACAGCTGGCCACCGCTACGGCAACATTGGCCAATCGCGGTAAATGGGTCAAGCCGCACCTGGCCCGCATGATCGGTGATACACCTCTGCCTGAAGTGCTACCTGAGACGCCTGCTGATATCGAGCTTAGCAGTGACAGCTGGTGGGACGATGTATTTCAAGGTATGGAAAAAGTGCTGACGGGGCGTGAAGGTACGGCGCGTCGCACTGGCGTAGGGCTTGACTATCGAATGGGCGGTAAATCCGGTACGGCTCAGGTGTTTTCGCTTGGCCAGGATCAGCGTTATGACGCCGAAGAACTGGAAGAGCGCTTGCGCGACCACGCCCTGTTCATGGCCTTTGCGCCCTTGGAAAATCCTCAGATTGCGGTGTCAGTGATTGTTGAAAACGCTGGCGGTGGCAGCACCCATGCCGCGCATCTTGCCCGTGCCATGACTGATGCCTGGTTACTGGAAGATGAGACACCTGACGTTGAAGAGGTGCGCGAGATCCTGGAGCAGGATGACGCCAACCTTGATGGATAA
- a CDS encoding D-alanyl-D-alanine carboxypeptidase, with protein sequence MTTVLAVTANAQAIPQPQTIIPSPPQLAAKSWILMDANSGHVLAAHKPDEQLPPASLTKLMTAYLVERELDRGTIKPNDMVNISEKAWRTGGSKMFIEVGTQVSVDDLLHGIIIVSGNDASVAMAEHLAGGEVPFADLMNQHATRLGMHNTNFENPTGLPGENHYSSARDMALLAQYIINDYPEHYAIYSQRAFSFGGIDQPNRNRLLWRDPTVDGLKTGWTSEAGYGLVASAERDGMRLVSVVMGTNSEEARAQETQKLLSYGYRFYETLPIYEQDEVLASPRIWGGASNEVSAGVGDEVHVTLPRNRNEELRARLNLNRDLMAPISKGDQVGQLEIVLGEDVVGARTLVALEDVEEGGLFKRLLDQVRRFFSGLISGFLD encoded by the coding sequence ATGACCACAGTGTTGGCAGTAACCGCCAATGCCCAGGCGATTCCCCAGCCTCAGACGATTATTCCCTCGCCGCCCCAGCTGGCTGCCAAGTCGTGGATTCTGATGGACGCCAATAGCGGCCACGTATTGGCAGCACATAAACCGGATGAGCAGCTGCCGCCTGCTAGCCTAACCAAGCTGATGACGGCCTATCTGGTTGAGCGCGAACTGGACCGCGGTACCATCAAGCCCAACGATATGGTCAATATCAGCGAAAAGGCCTGGCGTACCGGTGGTTCCAAGATGTTTATTGAGGTGGGTACCCAGGTGTCGGTGGATGACCTCTTGCACGGTATCATCATTGTCTCGGGTAACGATGCCAGTGTGGCCATGGCAGAGCATCTGGCCGGGGGAGAAGTGCCTTTTGCGGACCTGATGAACCAGCATGCCACTCGCTTGGGAATGCATAACACCAATTTTGAAAACCCGACTGGGCTTCCGGGCGAAAATCATTATTCAAGTGCAAGGGATATGGCGTTGCTCGCCCAGTACATTATCAATGACTATCCTGAGCACTATGCGATTTATTCTCAGCGAGCCTTTTCATTTGGCGGGATTGATCAGCCTAACCGTAACCGTCTGCTGTGGCGCGACCCAACCGTGGATGGCCTGAAAACCGGCTGGACCTCTGAGGCGGGTTATGGTCTGGTGGCGTCAGCTGAGCGTGATGGTATGCGTCTGGTGTCGGTGGTGATGGGTACCAACTCTGAGGAAGCCCGCGCTCAGGAAACTCAGAAACTGCTCAGCTACGGTTATCGTTTTTACGAAACGCTGCCGATCTATGAGCAGGATGAAGTGCTGGCTTCGCCGCGCATCTGGGGCGGCGCCAGCAATGAAGTCAGCGCGGGTGTCGGCGATGAAGTTCATGTCACCCTGCCGCGCAACCGTAACGAGGAATTACGTGCCAGACTGAACTTGAATCGTGATCTGATGGCCCCCATCTCAAAAGGTGATCAGGTAGGCCAGTTGGAAATTGTGCTTGGTGAAGACGTGGTGGGAGCGCGCACCCTTGTTGCGCTGGAAGACGTTGAAGAGGGTGGCCTGTTCAAGCGTCTACTGGATCAGGTGCGGCGTTTCTTTAGCGGCTTGATCAGTGGGTTTCTGGACTAG
- the rodA gene encoding rod shape-determining protein RodA: MAWQKLTRPLRRYPVRPPDSGIARRKSFWEKIHIDPVLVGLLLVLMASGLVVLYSASGQRIDVVYAQGIRFIVALVGMLVIAQLSPTTFLRWAPAAYLVGVMMLLAVEFFGDMGMGAQRWLVIPGVIRFQPSEMMKLAVPLMVAAYLNRCQLPPRLRDIVVCAIIIGIPVVLIATQPDLGTSLLVASAAVIVVLLAGLSWRLITFAAALLASALPFLWMSLHNYQRQRVLTFLNPDSDPLGAGWNIIQSTTAIGSGGVWGKGWLQGTQSQLEFLPERHTDFIIAVLGEEFGLVGMLLTLMLYFLIVSRGLWLAGASQDTFGRLVAGSIILTFFIYVFVNVGMVSGILPVVGVPLPLVSYGGTSSVTLLAGFGILMSIHAHRRLLPR, translated from the coding sequence ATGGCCTGGCAAAAGCTGACACGTCCTTTGCGACGCTACCCCGTTAGGCCACCTGACAGTGGGATCGCGCGGCGTAAAAGTTTCTGGGAGAAAATCCATATTGACCCAGTGCTGGTCGGATTGCTGCTGGTGTTGATGGCCTCTGGTCTGGTGGTGCTGTACAGCGCCTCCGGTCAGCGCATTGACGTCGTTTACGCTCAGGGTATCCGCTTTATTGTGGCGCTGGTCGGGATGCTGGTGATTGCCCAGCTTTCACCGACGACCTTTTTACGCTGGGCGCCCGCTGCGTATCTGGTTGGGGTAATGATGCTGCTGGCCGTGGAGTTTTTCGGTGATATGGGGATGGGCGCGCAGCGTTGGCTGGTGATTCCCGGAGTGATACGCTTTCAACCGTCAGAAATGATGAAGCTGGCTGTTCCACTGATGGTGGCTGCCTATCTGAATCGCTGCCAGTTGCCTCCGCGTCTGCGCGATATTGTGGTCTGCGCTATCATCATCGGTATACCGGTGGTGTTGATTGCGACACAGCCGGATCTGGGGACTTCCTTGCTGGTGGCCAGTGCCGCTGTGATTGTGGTTTTGCTGGCGGGACTTTCCTGGCGCCTGATTACTTTTGCCGCTGCCTTGTTGGCTTCGGCACTGCCGTTTTTGTGGATGAGTCTGCATAATTATCAGCGCCAGCGAGTGCTGACCTTTCTGAACCCGGATTCTGATCCTTTGGGGGCCGGTTGGAATATCATCCAGTCGACCACTGCGATTGGCAGCGGTGGGGTATGGGGGAAAGGCTGGCTACAGGGAACCCAGTCACAGCTGGAGTTTCTGCCCGAGCGTCATACTGACTTCATCATTGCCGTGCTGGGGGAAGAGTTTGGCCTGGTAGGGATGCTGCTGACCCTGATGCTGTACTTTCTGATTGTCTCCCGTGGCCTATGGCTGGCGGGAGCTTCCCAGGATACTTTCGGGCGTCTGGTGGCAGGCAGTATCATTCTGACCTTTTTTATTTATGTCTTTGTTAATGTTGGTATGGTCAGCGGGATTCTGCCTGTAGTCGGGGTGCCTTTGCCGCTGGTCAGTTATGGCGGCACATCCAGCGTTACCCTGCTGGCGGGTTTTGGTATTCTTATGTCCATTCATGCGCATCGCAGGCTTTTGCCGCGTTAA
- the mltB gene encoding lytic murein transglycosylase B: MTRAKGGFRRACVMMLLMGGSVSSAAASTPEVVSFHPDHHPDTAALVSELMAQGLSQEWLYDVLARTFYRQEVLDAMEGAAERRLVWHEYRNIFLKDERIEQGADFMRLHLPTLERATEQYGVPAEIITAIIGVETYYGRFKGKHPVLDSLATLGFHHPTRGRFFRGELAAMLKIAYEQGVDPAELRGSYAGAMGYPQFIPTSYQAYAVDFDQDGIRDLWNNPIDAIGSVANYFAEHKWQAGEPVYQQAEGPPSPPETLEFNQSSTPTLTLNEVMEAGITPQGQGAENFMSDPERRVVPLYLDISEDVQDYRLGGFNFYVIMRYNHSHLYAMAVTELAQAIAEKAAVEDISTLEGTRSDTMASEKDIQ; this comes from the coding sequence ATGACAAGGGCCAAGGGAGGCTTTCGGCGCGCCTGTGTAATGATGCTGCTGATGGGGGGAAGCGTGTCCAGCGCTGCGGCCAGTACGCCTGAGGTGGTGAGTTTTCATCCTGACCACCACCCTGATACGGCGGCCCTGGTATCTGAACTGATGGCACAGGGCCTGTCACAAGAGTGGCTATACGATGTTCTGGCGCGGACGTTTTATCGTCAAGAGGTGCTGGATGCCATGGAAGGTGCTGCAGAGCGTCGCCTGGTATGGCACGAGTATCGCAATATCTTCCTGAAAGATGAGCGTATTGAGCAGGGCGCTGATTTTATGCGCCTGCACTTGCCAACCCTGGAGCGCGCTACTGAACAGTACGGAGTGCCTGCAGAAATCATTACCGCCATTATTGGTGTGGAAACCTACTATGGGCGCTTTAAAGGCAAACACCCGGTACTTGATTCTCTCGCCACCCTGGGGTTTCACCATCCTACTCGTGGACGTTTCTTCCGCGGCGAACTAGCCGCCATGCTGAAAATTGCCTATGAACAAGGCGTTGATCCGGCCGAGCTGAGAGGTTCATATGCCGGGGCGATGGGCTACCCTCAGTTCATACCCACTAGTTATCAGGCGTATGCGGTGGATTTCGATCAGGACGGCATTCGTGATCTGTGGAATAACCCGATAGATGCCATTGGTAGTGTTGCCAACTACTTTGCTGAGCATAAATGGCAAGCTGGGGAGCCGGTCTATCAGCAGGCTGAAGGGCCGCCAAGCCCGCCTGAAACGCTTGAGTTCAACCAGTCCAGTACGCCCACCCTGACTTTGAACGAGGTAATGGAGGCGGGTATAACCCCCCAAGGGCAGGGGGCTGAAAATTTTATGTCCGACCCTGAACGGCGGGTGGTTCCGCTGTATCTGGATATAAGTGAGGACGTGCAGGATTATCGGTTGGGTGGCTTTAACTTCTACGTAATTATGCGTTATAACCATAGTCATCTTTATGCAATGGCGGTTACCGAGTTAGCACAAGCCATTGCGGAAAAGGCGGCAGTGGAAGACATCAGTACTCTGGAGGGGACAAGAAGTGACACCATGGCGAGTGAAAAGGATATCCAATGA
- a CDS encoding DUF493 domain-containing protein encodes MKSSGKKTFRDMRQPVTNDPSAAKITFPCDYPIKVVGDAADDFAEAVCKVVETHSPAFDASTVVVVDSRNGRFQSVRLTIQATSEEQIKRLFVDLKATGRVHMVL; translated from the coding sequence ATGAAATCAAGTGGTAAAAAAACGTTTCGGGATATGCGTCAGCCGGTGACTAATGACCCTTCGGCAGCCAAAATTACCTTCCCCTGTGATTATCCTATCAAGGTGGTTGGTGATGCGGCCGACGACTTTGCAGAAGCCGTATGTAAGGTGGTAGAAACCCACTCGCCAGCATTTGATGCCAGTACGGTGGTCGTGGTGGATAGCCGCAATGGCCGTTTTCAATCCGTCCGGCTGACGATTCAGGCCACCAGCGAGGAGCAGATCAAGCGGCTATTTGTCGACCTTAAGGCCACTGGCCGCGTGCATATGGTGCTGTGA